One segment of Brassica napus cultivar Da-Ae chromosome C3, Da-Ae, whole genome shotgun sequence DNA contains the following:
- the LOC125583341 gene encoding delta(7)-sterol-C5(6)-desaturase 1-like has product MAVDNASYLMQFVDETSFYNRIVLSHLLPASLWEPLPHFLQTWLRNYLAGNLLYFISGFLWCFYIYHLKLNVYLPQDAIPTRKAMLLQIHVAMKAMPCYTLLPTVSEYMIESGWTRCYSRIGELSWILYFVSIATYLVLVEIGIYWMHRELHDIKPLYKHLHATHHIYNKQNTLSPFAGLAFHPVDGILQALPHVIALFIVPIHFTTHLGLLFVEAIWTANIHDCIHGNIWPVMGAGYHTIHHTTYKHNYGHYTIWMDWMFGSLKDPLLEDVDNKDISKKAE; this is encoded by the exons ATGGCGGTGGATAATGCGTCGTATCTGATGCAGTTTGTGGACGAAACCTCGTTTTACAATCGCATTGTTCTGAGTCACCTCTTGCCGGCGAGCCTGTGGGAGCCTTTGCCGCATTTCCTCCAGACATGGCTCAGGAACTACCTCGCCGGAAACTTGCTTTACTTCATCTCAGGCTTTCTCTGGTGCTTCTACATTTATCACCTCAAACTCAACGTTTATCTCCCTCAAG aTGCGATTCCGACAAGAAAGGCTATGCTTTTGCAAATCCACGTGGCAATGAAGGCGATGCCTTGTTACACTTTGCTTCCAACCGTCTCTGAGTATATGATCGAAAGTGGTTGGACCAGATGTTACTCTAGAATAGGCGAACTCAGCTGGATCCTCTACTTTGTTTCTATCGCGACATATCTTGTTTTAGTTGAGATTGGTATTTATTGGATGCACAGAGAGCTTCATGACATTAAGCCTCTTTATAAGCATCTCCATGCCACCCATCATATCTACAACAAGCAGAACACTCTTTCTCCCTTTGCCG ggCTTGCGTTTCACCCAGTAGATGGGATACTTCAGGCTTTACCACATGTTATAGCTCTCTTTATAGTGCCAATTCATTTCACAACCCATCTAGGTCTTCTGTTCGTGGAAGCGATATGGACAGCGAACATTCATGACTGTATTCACGGTAACATTTGGCCTGTAATGGGTGCAGGGTACCATACCATACACCACACTACTTACAAGCATAACTATGGTCACTATACCATATGGATGGATTGGATGTTTGGCTCTCTTAAGGACCCTCTTTTAGAAGATGTTGACAACAAAGACATCTCCAAGAAAGCAGAGTGA
- the LOC125583342 gene encoding putative Delta(7)-sterol-C5(6)-desaturase 2, translated as MAAENGFLTQFVDETTFYNRIVLSHLLPANLWEPLPRFLQTWLRSYLTGNLFYFISAFLWCFYIYYLKRNVYIPEDSIPTRKAMIQQIHVAVKGMPWYTLFPTVSEYMIERGWTKCYSTLDQFNWFLCFVYIVLYLFIVEFGMYLVHKGLHDIKFLYKHLHATHHMYNKQNTLSPFAGFASHPLDGILQAAPHVIALFIVPVHLITHMSLLFLGGIWTTCIHDCIHGNIWPIMGAGYHTIHHTTYKHNYGQYTICMDWMFGTLKIPVAEDNGLDQKAKCD; from the exons ATGGCGGCAGAGAATGGGTTTCTTACTCAGTTCGTCGACGAGACAACGTTTTACAACCGGATCGTCCTGAGTCACCTCTTGCCGGCGAATCTATGGGAGCCTTTACCACGTTTCCTTCAAACATGGCTCCGGAGCTACCTCACCGGAAACTTATTTTACTTCATCTCCGCCTTCCTCTGGTGCTTCTACATCTATTACCTTAAACGCAATGTTTACATCCCCGAAG ATTCTATTCCTACAAGAAAGGCAATGATTCAGCAAATACATGTGGCAGTGAAGGGTATGCCTTGGTATACACTTTTCCCAACTGTCTCTGAGTATATGATCGAGCGTGGTTGGACCAAATGTTACTCTACACTTGACCAATTCAACTGGTTCCTCTGTTTTGTTTACATCGTGCTCTATCTCTTTATAGTTGAGTTTGGTATGTATTTGGTTCACAAAGGGCTTCATGACATTAAATTTCTCTATAAGCATCTCCATGCCACCCACCACATGTACAACAAACAAAACACACTCTCTCCATTTGCTG ggTTTGCGTCCCATCCATTGGACGGGATACTTCAGGCTGCACCACATGTGATAGCTCTGTTCATAGTGCCGGTTCATCTCATAACGCATATGAGTCTTTTGTTTTTGGGAGGGATATGGACAACGTGCATCCATGATTGCATCCATGGTAATATCTGGCCTATAATGGGTGCAGGGTACCATACAATACACCATACTACATACAAGCATAACTATGGTCAATATACCATTTGTATGGATTGGATGTTCGGCACCCTTAAGATTCCTGTAGCCGAAGATAACGGCTTAGATCAGAAAGCTAAGTGTGATTAA